Proteins encoded by one window of Sphaerodactylus townsendi isolate TG3544 linkage group LG02, MPM_Stown_v2.3, whole genome shotgun sequence:
- the LOC125426121 gene encoding fibrinogen-like protein 1-like protein encodes MNLKNSLGYILLLFIHCGLWISAEEVFELANSHMLLPGDYTSLMNVNTKDFPRDCSEILKQSEQSSKDGIYIIQPAKEPIGVYCHMKDGGWTVIQHITANSTVDFDRTWQDYKYGFGSLKDNYWLGNEYMHQLTSSSILYTLRVKLVDLNAEIKWGEYEPFRIEDEASQYRIRLGLYKGNAVDALTQDTEAYLHDNQKFTTKDKDNDNYFQNCAKLEYNGIPGGGWWYDACAGANLNRRNVIYWQKDCNKEHMCKYAWLMVKPVDHSQNYDKACLAQKDEL; translated from the exons ATGAATTTGAAAAATTCACTGGGGTATATCCTACTGCTGTTCATCCATTGTGGACTATGGATAAGTGCAGAAGAGGTCTTTGAACTTGCCAATTCTCACATGCTTTTACCAGGAGACTATACAAGTCTGATGAACGTTAATACAAAAG ATTTTCCACGGGACTGCAGTGAAATTCTTAAGCAATCTGAACAAAGTTCCAAAGATGGCATTTACATCATTCAGCCAGCAAAGGAGCCCATTGGCGTGTACTGTCATATGAAAGATGGGGGCTGGACAGTGATTCAGCACATAACTGCCAACAGTACTGTGGACTTTGATAGGACCTGGCAGGACTATAAATATGGATTTGGCTCCCTTAAAGACAACTACTGGTTAGGGAATGAATATATGCACCAGTTAACCAGTTCTTCAATACTTTATACGCTTAGGGTTAAACTTGTAGACCTAAATGCTGAAATCAAGTGGGGAGAGTATGAGCCGTTCCGCATTGAAGATGAAGCATCTCAGTATAGGATCCGGCTGGGCTTGTACAAAGGCAATGCTGTTGATGCTCTGACTCAGGATACAGAAGCATATCTTCATGATAACCAGAAGTTCACTACAAAAGACAAAGATAACGATAACTATTTTCAAAACTGTGCCAAATTGGAATACAATGGCATTCCTGGTGGAGGCTGGTGGTATGATGCTTGTGCTGGAGCAAATCTGAACCGTAGGAATGTTATATATTGGCAGAAGGACTGTAACAAGGAGCACATGTGTAAATATGCCTGGCTGATGGTCAAGCCAGTCGATCACAGTCAAAACTATGACAAGGCTTGTCTTGCTCAGAAAGATGAATTGTAA
- the CHRM5 gene encoding muscarinic acetylcholine receptor M5, whose translation MEEKIYNNSTNSTTANHKHSEGHSLWEIITIATVTAILSLITIVGNVLVMISFKVNSQLKTVNNYYLLSLACADLIIGIFSMNLYTSYILIGHWSLGSLACDLWLALDYVASNASVMNLLVISFDRYFSITRPLTYRAKRTPKRAGIMIGLAWLISFVLWAPVILCWQYFVGERTVPPGECQIQFLYEPIVTFGTAIAAFYIPVSVMTILYCRIYKETEKRTKDLAELQGSSSVAEFEMIKPQKALLKSCFSCKQQNLVKRERCQASWSSSSRSTSATAKVSQIQNTCRDYSKADQLTTCSSYASSEEEDKHASDSVFQVAYKTPAKGNDEDHKEEKREAFITDQSRGTDYETQKYFLTPTKGHVQKSNKCVAYKFRLVVKADGTPETNNGCRKVKITPCSASLSKDPSIKSMDPNINNQITKRKRMVLIKERKAAQTLSAILLAFIITWTPYNIMVLVSTFCSDCIPPTLWHLGYWLCYVNSTVNPICYALCNKTFRKTFKLLLFCQWKKKKMEEKLYWQGNTKLP comes from the coding sequence atggaagaaaaaaTATACAACAATTCAACCAACAGTACAACTGCTAACCATAAACATTCAGAAGGACACAGTCTTTGGGAAATAATTACTATTGCTACTGTAACAGCCATTTTAAGTTTAATAACCATTGTGGGAAATGTTCTTGTAATGATATCCTTCAAAGTCAACAGCCAACTCAAGACAGTGAACAATTACTATTTACTCAGTCTTGCTTGTGCAGACCTTATCATTGGAATATTCTCTATGAATCTTTATACGTCCTACATATTAATAGGTCACTGGTCTCTTGGAAGCCTGGCCTGTGACTTGTGGCTGGCACTGGATTATGTAGCTAGCAATGCCTCAGTGATGAATTTGCTAGTTATCAGCTTTGACCGCTATTTTTCTATTACAAGACCATTGACCTACAGGGCTAAGCGCACACCCAAAAGGGCTGGTATTATGATTGGCCTGGCTTGGTTAATTTCCTTTGTCCTGTGGGCACCAGTAATCTTATGTTGGCAGTATTTTGTGGGGGAGCGAACTGTCCCACCTGGAGAATGCCAGATACAGTTTTTGTATGAACCTATTGTTACCTTCGGTACTGCGATTGCCGCTTTCTACATCCCAGTTTCCGTGATGACAATTTTGTATTGCCGTATTTATAAGGAGACTGAAAAACGCACCAAGGACCTGGCTGAACTTCAAGGATCCAGCTCAGTGGCTGAATTTGAAATGATAAAGCCTCAGAAAGCTCTCTTAAAGTCTTGTTTTAGTTGCAAGCAGCAAAATTTGGTCAAAAGGGAAAGATGCCAGGCTTCATGGTCTTCATCCAGCCGAAGTACATCTGCAACAGCAAAAGTATCTCAAATCCAAAATACTTGTCGTGACTATTCTAAGGCAGACCAGCTAACTACCTGTAGCAGctatgcatcttcagaggaggaaGATAAACATGcctctgattctgtttttcaaGTAGCTTATAAGACCCCAGCAAAAGGTAATGATGAAGACCataaagaagagaaaagggaagcTTTTATAACAGACCAGTCTAGGGGAACGGACTATGAAACCCAGAAATACTTTCTAACACCAACCAAAGGTCATGTTCAAAAAAGTAATAAATGCGTAGCTTATAAGTTCCGCTTGGTGGTTAAAGCTGATGGTACCCCAGAAACCAACAATGGCTGCCGAAAAGTAAAAATAACTCCATGTTCTGCTTCTTTATCCAAGGACCCTTCCATCAAAAGCATGGATCCAAATATAAACAATCAAATcactaaaagaaaaagaatggttCTTATAAAGGAACGCAAAGCAGCCCAGACTTTAAGTGCTATTCTTCTAGCTTTCATAATCACTTGGACACCTTATAATATAATGGTTTTGGTCTCCACATTCTGCTCCGATTGTATTCCTCCAACACTGTGGCACCTTGGATACTGGTTATGCTATGTGAATAGTACTGTTAATCCAATTTGTTATGCTCTTTGTAACAAAACTTTCagaaaaacatttaaattgttgCTCTTTtgtcagtggaagaagaagaaaatggaagaaaagttaTACTGGCAGGGTAATACAAAGCTAccttaa